Proteins encoded in a region of the Saccharothrix ecbatanensis genome:
- a CDS encoding ABC transporter ATP-binding protein — translation MTTSTSARVGSTASAAGSTPVFAARTRGLRKVYGRTVAVDRVDLDVPEGAVLGMLGPNGSGKTTTIRMLLGLVRPTQGEVELLGKALPDGVAQALPHVGALVEGPGFHPFLSGRENLRRAAAFEPLLASGDIRQAVEDALERVGLAAAAHRRYRGYSLGMKQRLGLASALLVPRRLIVLDEPTNGLDPAGTREVRKVIADLHEAGSTVVVSSHLLSEIEATCTHVAVLHRGTVVAQGELAELLHADSSSLLIVTPDVEDALSALRAGRISARPFEDGVRVELIGTTAPVVLETLVHAGVAVHEARRHRTGLEDLFARLTEAEESDHNLSAVDTIEEGPR, via the coding sequence GTGACCACCTCGACCAGCGCACGGGTGGGGTCGACCGCTTCGGCGGCCGGCTCCACCCCGGTCTTCGCGGCCCGGACGCGAGGACTGCGCAAGGTGTACGGGCGCACGGTCGCGGTGGACCGGGTCGATCTCGACGTGCCGGAGGGGGCGGTGCTCGGGATGCTCGGCCCGAACGGGTCGGGCAAGACCACCACTATCCGCATGCTGCTCGGGCTCGTGCGGCCGACCCAGGGGGAGGTCGAGCTGCTGGGGAAGGCGTTGCCCGACGGCGTCGCGCAGGCGTTGCCGCACGTGGGTGCGCTGGTCGAGGGTCCGGGGTTCCACCCCTTCCTGTCCGGTCGGGAGAACCTGCGGCGGGCGGCGGCGTTCGAGCCGCTGCTGGCGAGCGGTGACATCCGGCAGGCCGTGGAGGACGCGTTGGAGCGGGTCGGTCTCGCCGCCGCGGCGCACCGGCGTTACCGCGGGTACTCGCTGGGGATGAAGCAGCGGCTGGGGCTGGCCTCGGCGCTGCTCGTGCCGCGCAGGCTGATCGTGCTGGACGAGCCGACGAACGGCTTGGACCCGGCGGGCACGCGCGAGGTGCGCAAGGTGATCGCGGACCTGCACGAGGCGGGCAGCACGGTCGTCGTGTCGTCGCACCTGCTGAGCGAGATCGAGGCGACGTGCACGCACGTTGCCGTGCTGCACCGGGGAACCGTTGTGGCGCAAGGGGAACTGGCCGAGTTGCTGCACGCGGACAGCAGTTCGCTGCTGATCGTCACGCCGGACGTGGAGGACGCGCTGAGCGCGTTGCGCGCGGGCCGGATCTCGGCGCGGCCCTTCGAGGACGGCGTGCGGGTCGAGCTGATCGGCACGACCGCGCCCGTGGTGCTGGAGACGTTGGTGCACGCGGGGGTCGCGGTGCACGAGGCGCGTCGGCACCGGACCGGCCTGGAGGACCTCTTCGCCCGGCTCACCGAGGCCGAGGAGTCCGACCACAACCTGTCCGCGGTGGACACGATCGAGGAGGGACCCCGATGA
- a CDS encoding ABC transporter ATP-binding protein codes for MSLRVNGLSVRYGPVAAVSDVDLAIADGEVVALLGPSGCGKSTLLRAVAGLEPVDAGVVSWDGVDLAGTPVHRRGFGLVFQDGQLFPHRDVAGNVAFGLRMHRVEREAREKRVSSLLELVGLAGYRKRRVTSLSGGEQQRVALARALAPRPKLLLLDEPLSALDRALREQLAVDLARLLRETGATALVVTHDHDEAFTLADRVAVMRAGRIVQVGVPTEVWQRPADVETARFLGCGKVLPASAARALVGVDGRVGLRATALRVDPEGVIEAEVLERVHRRDHVRLLVRLSDWSSDGDEFEAVAPVAEPPSPGDVVRLSVDHDGVAVIG; via the coding sequence ATGTCGTTGCGGGTCAACGGGTTGAGCGTCCGGTACGGTCCCGTCGCCGCTGTGTCCGATGTGGACTTGGCTATCGCGGACGGTGAGGTGGTGGCGCTGCTCGGGCCGTCCGGGTGCGGCAAGTCGACGTTGCTGCGGGCGGTGGCCGGGTTGGAGCCGGTCGACGCGGGCGTGGTGTCGTGGGACGGGGTGGACCTGGCCGGGACGCCCGTGCACCGGCGTGGGTTCGGGCTGGTGTTCCAGGACGGTCAGCTGTTCCCGCACCGGGACGTGGCGGGCAACGTGGCGTTCGGGCTGCGGATGCACCGGGTGGAGCGGGAGGCGCGCGAGAAGCGGGTGTCTTCGCTGCTGGAACTGGTCGGTCTCGCGGGTTACCGGAAGCGGCGGGTGACGTCGTTGTCCGGTGGTGAGCAGCAGCGGGTCGCTCTGGCGCGTGCGCTGGCGCCACGGCCGAAGCTGTTGTTGCTGGACGAGCCGCTGTCCGCACTGGACCGGGCGTTGCGGGAGCAGTTGGCGGTGGACCTGGCGCGGCTGCTGCGGGAGACGGGTGCGACGGCGTTGGTGGTGACGCATGATCACGACGAGGCGTTCACGCTGGCCGACCGGGTGGCGGTGATGCGGGCGGGGCGGATCGTGCAGGTCGGCGTGCCGACGGAGGTGTGGCAGCGGCCGGCGGACGTCGAGACGGCGCGGTTCTTGGGCTGCGGCAAGGTGTTGCCGGCTTCGGCGGCGCGGGCGTTGGTGGGGGTGGACGGTCGGGTGGGGCTGCGGGCGACGGCGTTGCGCGTCGATCCGGAGGGCGTGATCGAGGCGGAGGTGCTGGAACGCGTCCACCGCCGTGACCACGTCCGGTTGTTGGTGCGGCTGTCGGACTGGTCCTCTGACGGTGACGAGTTCGAGGCGGTGGCGCCGGTCGCCGAGCCGCCGTCGCCGGGGGATGTGGTCAGGCTGTCGGTGGACCACGACGGGGTCGCGGTCATCGGCTGA
- a CDS encoding ABC transporter permease yields MAHAGPKLSPRLGPRLGWSLAALLPLAFLGVFFAWPVLAIVALGLGEGGVLPALARADTWDLVAFTLGQAAAATVLALVTGMPVAFLLARCRVRGTGVVRAAVMVPFVLPTVVVGLAFRALWPDGGVLPIVLANAFFNVAVVARTVGGLWARVDRRAEDAARALGASRFRAFTSVVLPSLAPAIGSAASVVFLFCATSFGVVLVLGGARHRTLETEIYLRTVQLFDLSGAAALSLVQFAAVIAVLVIGGAARRKREKALPLRIEPPRRPTGGEWGVVVAAWLVVLALLTPVVGLIVRSLATDDGWSFAGYAALAGTGERGTLAVSGLDAALNSVRTATDATVVALLVGVVSAVVLVGLRRHRSWFAETLDTALMLPLGVSAVTLGFGYLITMDALPGDFRTSPLLVPLAQALVVTPLIVRIVLPVLRAVDERLRQAAATLGASPWRVWWEVDFPLAARSLLAAAGFGFVVALGEFGATSFLARPDAPTLPVVIARLMSRPGELNSQMAYAACALLMVVTTAAVLVIERLRAPSGGEF; encoded by the coding sequence GTGGCGCATGCTGGTCCAAAGCTGAGTCCACGGCTGGGCCCACGGCTGGGTTGGTCGCTCGCGGCGCTGCTGCCGCTGGCGTTCCTGGGGGTGTTCTTCGCCTGGCCGGTGCTGGCGATCGTCGCGCTCGGCCTGGGCGAGGGTGGCGTGCTGCCCGCCCTGGCCCGCGCCGACACGTGGGACCTGGTCGCGTTCACCCTCGGCCAAGCCGCTGCGGCGACGGTGTTGGCGCTGGTCACGGGCATGCCGGTGGCGTTCCTGCTGGCCCGTTGCCGGGTGCGCGGCACGGGGGTGGTGCGGGCGGCGGTGATGGTGCCGTTCGTGCTGCCGACCGTGGTGGTCGGGCTGGCGTTCCGGGCGTTGTGGCCGGACGGCGGTGTGCTGCCGATCGTGCTGGCCAACGCGTTCTTCAACGTCGCCGTGGTCGCCCGCACGGTCGGTGGCCTGTGGGCGCGGGTGGATCGGCGGGCGGAGGACGCGGCCCGTGCGCTCGGTGCGTCACGCTTCCGCGCGTTCACGTCGGTGGTGCTGCCGTCGTTGGCTCCGGCGATCGGGTCGGCGGCGTCGGTGGTGTTCCTGTTCTGCGCCACCAGTTTCGGGGTGGTGCTGGTGCTCGGCGGCGCGCGCCACCGCACGTTGGAGACCGAGATCTACCTGCGCACGGTGCAGCTGTTCGACCTGTCGGGCGCCGCCGCGTTGTCGCTGGTGCAGTTCGCCGCCGTGATCGCGGTGCTGGTGATCGGCGGTGCGGCGCGGCGGAAGCGGGAGAAGGCGTTGCCGCTGCGGATCGAGCCGCCGCGTCGGCCGACCGGCGGCGAGTGGGGCGTGGTCGTGGCGGCCTGGCTGGTGGTGTTGGCGCTGCTCACGCCCGTCGTGGGGCTGATCGTGCGGTCTCTGGCGACCGACGACGGCTGGAGTTTCGCCGGGTACGCGGCGCTGGCCGGCACGGGGGAGCGCGGCACGCTGGCGGTGTCCGGCCTCGACGCGGCGCTGAACTCGGTGCGCACGGCCACTGACGCGACGGTGGTGGCGCTGCTGGTGGGCGTGGTGTCGGCGGTGGTGCTGGTGGGGCTGCGGCGGCACCGTTCGTGGTTCGCGGAGACGTTGGACACCGCGTTGATGCTGCCGCTGGGCGTGTCGGCGGTGACCCTCGGCTTCGGCTACCTGATCACGATGGACGCCCTGCCCGGCGATTTCCGCACGTCACCGCTGCTCGTGCCGCTGGCCCAGGCGTTGGTGGTGACGCCGTTGATCGTGCGGATCGTGCTGCCGGTGCTGCGTGCGGTGGACGAACGGCTGCGGCAGGCGGCGGCGACGTTGGGCGCCAGTCCGTGGCGGGTGTGGTGGGAGGTGGACTTCCCGTTGGCGGCGCGGTCGTTGCTCGCGGCGGCGGGGTTCGGGTTCGTGGTGGCGTTGGGTGAGTTCGGCGCGACGAGCTTCCTGGCCCGGCCGGACGCGCCGACGTTGCCGGTGGTGATCGCCCGGCTGATGTCGCGTCCGGGGGAGTTGAACAGCCAGATGGCTTATGCGGCGTGCGCGTTGCTGATGGTGGTGACGACCGCGGCGGTGTTGGTGATCGAGCGGCTGCGGGCGCCGAGCGGCGGGGAGTTCTGA
- a CDS encoding thiamine ABC transporter substrate-binding protein — MFRRVLTTVTAFALLTGCSVTATETQPPGARVVTLVTHDSFALTPELLDKFKGATGITIKPLASGDAGEVTNKLVLTKDAPIGDVAFGVDSTFASRALKEGVFAEYASPEAQKGAQRYQLDPPNRLHAVDVGDVCVNIDVAAFKDIGEPKGYADLADPKYKDMLVVEDPATSSPGLAFLLGTVDEFGADGWTDYWTRLKANGVKVVSGWEEAYTQDFSGSAGKGPRPIVVSYASSPSAEIGDDGAARTKALLDTCYRQVEYAGVLNGARNPEDAKKVVDFLLGEQVQADVPGQMYVYPSREGVALPEAWTKAAPLPATARSLPAADVDAKREQWVQQWRMLVQS, encoded by the coding sequence ATGTTTCGACGAGTGCTGACCACGGTGACCGCGTTCGCGCTGCTCACCGGCTGTTCGGTGACCGCGACGGAGACACAGCCGCCGGGGGCGCGGGTGGTCACGCTGGTGACGCACGACTCGTTCGCGCTCACCCCAGAGCTGCTGGACAAGTTCAAGGGCGCCACCGGCATCACGATCAAGCCGCTGGCCAGTGGTGACGCGGGCGAGGTGACGAACAAGCTGGTGCTCACCAAGGACGCCCCGATCGGTGACGTCGCGTTCGGCGTCGACTCCACGTTCGCCTCCCGTGCCCTCAAGGAGGGCGTGTTCGCCGAGTACGCGAGCCCGGAGGCGCAGAAGGGCGCGCAGCGCTACCAGCTCGACCCGCCGAACCGGCTGCACGCGGTGGACGTCGGCGACGTGTGCGTGAACATCGACGTGGCCGCGTTCAAGGACATCGGCGAGCCGAAGGGTTACGCGGACCTGGCCGACCCGAAGTACAAGGACATGCTGGTGGTCGAGGACCCGGCGACGTCCTCGCCCGGCCTGGCGTTCCTGCTCGGCACGGTCGACGAGTTCGGCGCGGACGGCTGGACGGACTACTGGACCCGGTTGAAGGCGAACGGCGTGAAGGTCGTCAGCGGCTGGGAGGAGGCCTACACCCAGGACTTCTCCGGTTCCGCCGGCAAGGGCCCGCGGCCGATCGTGGTGTCCTACGCGTCTTCGCCGTCCGCGGAGATCGGTGACGACGGCGCGGCGCGCACCAAGGCGCTGCTGGACACGTGCTACCGCCAGGTCGAGTACGCGGGCGTGCTGAACGGCGCGAGGAACCCCGAGGACGCGAAGAAGGTCGTGGACTTCCTGCTCGGCGAGCAGGTCCAGGCTGACGTGCCGGGCCAGATGTACGTCTACCCGTCACGTGAGGGTGTCGCGCTGCCCGAGGCGTGGACGAAGGCCGCGCCGCTGCCCGCCACCGCCCGATCGCTGCCCGCCGCCGACGTCGACGCGAAGCGCGAGCAGTGGGTGCAGCAGTGGCGCATGCTGGTCCAAAGCTGA
- a CDS encoding response regulator transcription factor, with protein MLWGVRPRVLVVDDEIGVRRALERGLSAEGMEVVTAADGPNALRVALTGAFDVVLLDIMLPGLSGYRVLQRMRADGVRTPVLMVSAKDGEVDQADGLDLGADGYLVKPFSFVVLVAQVRALLRRNSSDLARRRLKLGELVVDRATREVSWAGEHVALSPREYAVLDVLASRAGSVVTKDELLRTVWGDEQAATRNAVEVYVGYLRRKLDAMGAGEVVRTVRGHGYLASTPDLDAALGSAGTRRR; from the coding sequence ATGCTGTGGGGCGTGAGACCACGGGTGTTGGTTGTGGACGACGAGATCGGTGTCCGACGCGCGCTGGAACGCGGCTTGTCCGCGGAGGGCATGGAGGTGGTCACCGCCGCCGACGGTCCCAACGCGCTGCGGGTGGCGTTGACCGGCGCGTTCGACGTCGTGCTGCTGGACATCATGCTGCCGGGCCTGTCCGGTTACCGGGTGTTGCAGCGAATGCGGGCGGACGGTGTGCGCACGCCCGTGCTGATGGTGTCGGCGAAGGACGGCGAGGTGGACCAGGCCGACGGCCTCGACCTCGGCGCGGACGGCTACCTGGTGAAACCGTTCTCGTTCGTGGTGCTGGTCGCGCAGGTCAGGGCGTTGCTGCGGCGGAATTCGTCGGACCTGGCGCGGCGTCGGCTCAAGCTCGGCGAGCTGGTGGTGGACCGGGCGACGCGTGAGGTGAGCTGGGCCGGTGAGCACGTGGCGCTGTCGCCGCGCGAGTACGCCGTGCTCGACGTGCTGGCCAGCCGGGCCGGGTCCGTGGTGACGAAGGACGAGCTGCTGCGCACGGTGTGGGGTGACGAGCAGGCGGCGACCCGCAACGCGGTCGAGGTGTACGTCGGCTACCTGCGGCGCAAGCTCGACGCGATGGGCGCGGGCGAGGTCGTGCGGACCGTGCGCGGTCACGGCTACCTGGCGTCGACGCCCGACCTCGACGCGGCGCTGGGTTCGGCGGGGACCAGGCGCAGGTGA
- a CDS encoding ABC transporter permease, with protein sequence MSALVAVRAPLGRQLRSELRWILRRPRTVIGLASLCLVPILAGVGLWFATDGDGPAGPGLAAIIAGNGLVLPVFTLFLALPLLLPLVGAIWAADGLAGEAQHGTLRGLLLSPVGRIRLLAIKSFGVAFMSLVAVTLIAVVGMITGVVLFGGDGMLTLSGSTLSFGAGLGRIALTILLVTVQVWGVAAIAMAISACTEHPLVVMAATMAGVIVFAVLGLFSALDWLHPYLITSAWEGMIDVMRDPLPTEQLWRGTVVAGCYIVIGLSLAAMRLATKDN encoded by the coding sequence ATGAGCGCGCTGGTGGCGGTGCGCGCTCCGCTGGGCAGGCAACTGCGCTCGGAGCTGCGCTGGATCCTGCGCCGGCCGCGGACCGTGATCGGGCTGGCTTCGCTGTGCCTGGTGCCGATCCTGGCCGGTGTCGGGCTGTGGTTCGCGACCGACGGCGACGGCCCCGCGGGGCCTGGTCTGGCCGCGATCATCGCGGGCAACGGCCTGGTGCTGCCGGTGTTCACGCTGTTCCTGGCCCTGCCCCTGCTGTTGCCGCTGGTGGGTGCGATCTGGGCGGCGGACGGGCTGGCCGGTGAGGCGCAGCACGGCACGTTGCGGGGGTTGCTGCTCTCGCCGGTCGGGCGGATCCGGCTGCTGGCGATCAAGTCGTTCGGCGTGGCGTTCATGTCGTTGGTGGCGGTCACGTTGATCGCCGTGGTGGGCATGATCACCGGTGTGGTGCTGTTCGGCGGTGACGGGATGCTCACGCTGTCGGGTTCGACGCTGTCGTTCGGCGCAGGGCTCGGGCGGATCGCGTTGACGATCTTGCTGGTCACGGTGCAGGTGTGGGGTGTGGCGGCGATCGCGATGGCGATCTCGGCGTGCACCGAGCACCCGCTGGTGGTGATGGCCGCGACGATGGCCGGTGTGATCGTGTTCGCGGTGTTGGGGCTGTTCAGCGCGCTGGACTGGCTGCACCCGTACCTCATCACGTCGGCGTGGGAGGGCATGATCGACGTCATGCGCGACCCGTTGCCGACGGAGCAGTTGTGGCGCGGCACGGTGGTGGCCGGGTGCTACATCGTGATCGGCCTGTCGCTGGCGGCGATGAGGTTGGCCACCAAGGACAATTAG
- a CDS encoding 4a-hydroxytetrahydrobiopterin dehydratase, giving the protein MAELLTDDQVTAALTKLPSWQAQDAVLVRTVELESFSQALQVVNRVAEIAENDNHHPDIDIRWRTLTFRCSTHSSGGITALDVSLAEEIDGVLDVFL; this is encoded by the coding sequence ATGGCCGAACTGCTGACCGACGACCAGGTGACCGCCGCACTGACGAAGCTGCCCTCGTGGCAGGCCCAGGACGCCGTGCTGGTGCGCACGGTGGAGCTGGAGAGCTTCTCGCAGGCGCTCCAGGTGGTGAACCGGGTGGCGGAGATCGCGGAGAACGACAACCACCACCCGGACATCGACATCCGCTGGCGCACGCTGACGTTCCGGTGCAGCACGCATTCCAGCGGCGGGATCACCGCGCTGGACGTGTCACTCGCGGAGGAGATCGACGGGGTGCTCGACGTCTTCCTGTGA
- a CDS encoding sensor histidine kinase: MNPRWWLRRTLRFRITVVATGAALLCLLAFTLLAPFLIGSVQVTAVDRELAKQENVRVLDTAGNPLDGGPRPDLTAAEVRQLKSGESVLRMDGPSAQRWVGRVVFAPDGTPRLHVAGDTLLGYRGANVLGTQWLALAAVLVAGMVGIATWLAVRSSLRPVERMRVAAAELPRGQRLPVPAARDELQALAVALNALLARRDEATERLRRFTGDAAHELRSPVTSVRAQAEVAVAHPDPDFSIEVLESVVEESERLSALVDALLILARADTGELPRAEPVDLVLQAQAAVDRLGETELLVQLAAPISACLISAARTEVELVLDNLLRNAARYARTFIRISVLPAAREVRLLVDDDGHGIPEEHREKVFDRFYRVESDRGRATGGFGLGLALVAHLVRRRRGTIRAGESPEGGARLEVRWPLYR; encoded by the coding sequence GTGAACCCGCGCTGGTGGCTGCGGCGGACGCTGCGGTTCCGGATCACCGTCGTGGCGACCGGCGCGGCCCTGCTGTGCCTGCTGGCGTTCACCCTGCTCGCGCCGTTCCTGATCGGGTCGGTGCAGGTCACCGCGGTGGACCGGGAGCTGGCCAAGCAGGAGAACGTGCGGGTGCTGGACACCGCGGGCAACCCGTTGGACGGCGGGCCGCGGCCCGACCTGACCGCGGCGGAGGTCCGGCAGCTCAAGTCGGGCGAATCCGTGCTGCGGATGGACGGGCCGAGCGCTCAGCGGTGGGTCGGGCGGGTCGTGTTCGCGCCGGACGGCACGCCGCGGCTGCACGTCGCCGGTGACACGCTGCTCGGCTACCGGGGGGCCAACGTCCTCGGCACGCAGTGGCTCGCGTTGGCCGCGGTGCTGGTGGCGGGGATGGTGGGGATAGCGACGTGGCTGGCGGTGCGGTCGTCGTTGCGGCCGGTGGAGCGGATGCGGGTGGCCGCGGCGGAGTTGCCGCGCGGTCAACGCCTGCCCGTGCCGGCCGCGAGGGACGAGCTGCAAGCGCTTGCGGTCGCGTTGAACGCCCTGCTCGCCCGGCGTGACGAGGCCACCGAGCGGCTGCGCCGGTTCACCGGTGACGCCGCGCACGAGCTGCGTTCGCCGGTGACGTCGGTGCGGGCGCAGGCCGAGGTGGCGGTGGCGCACCCCGATCCGGACTTCTCCATAGAGGTGCTGGAATCGGTGGTGGAGGAGTCCGAACGGCTGTCCGCGCTGGTGGACGCCTTGTTGATCTTGGCACGGGCGGACACGGGCGAGCTGCCCAGGGCCGAGCCGGTCGACCTGGTGTTGCAGGCGCAGGCCGCGGTGGACCGGCTGGGTGAGACGGAGCTGCTGGTGCAGCTCGCCGCGCCGATCAGCGCGTGCCTCATCTCGGCCGCGCGGACCGAGGTGGAGCTGGTGCTGGACAACCTGCTGCGCAACGCGGCCCGGTACGCCCGCACGTTCATCCGGATCTCGGTGCTGCCGGCGGCGCGGGAAGTGCGGCTGCTGGTGGACGACGACGGTCACGGCATCCCCGAGGAGCACCGGGAGAAGGTGTTCGACCGCTTCTACCGGGTCGAATCCGACCGGGGTCGGGCCACCGGCGGGTTCGGGCTGGGGCTGGCGCTGGTCGCGCACCTCGTGCGGCGGCGGCGCGGCACCATCAGGGCGGGCGAGTCACCCGAGGGCGGCGCACGGCTGGAAGTGCGGTGGCCGCTCTACCGGTGA
- a CDS encoding GNAT family N-acetyltransferase — MVVEVVETERLVLRKFTSSSSDVDLVAWLLGEPRVMRHIEDGKPVSRAEVERVVLPKVLGGPGWWAAHEKASGAFIGWFELSPVGEGVAELGFRLHPDFWGHGYATEGASALVAFGSEEGLARIVAYAMVVNTGSRRVLEKAGLRYVRTFHEEWPDYIEGAEHGDVEYALDFSAR; from the coding sequence GTGGTCGTCGAGGTCGTGGAGACTGAGCGGTTGGTGTTGCGCAAGTTCACCTCGTCCTCGTCCGATGTGGACTTGGTGGCGTGGCTCCTCGGCGAGCCGCGGGTGATGCGGCACATCGAGGACGGCAAGCCGGTGTCACGGGCCGAGGTGGAGCGGGTCGTGCTGCCGAAGGTGCTGGGCGGGCCGGGCTGGTGGGCGGCGCACGAGAAGGCTTCGGGCGCGTTCATCGGCTGGTTCGAGCTGAGCCCGGTCGGCGAGGGGGTGGCCGAACTCGGGTTCCGGCTGCACCCGGACTTCTGGGGGCACGGCTACGCCACGGAGGGCGCGTCCGCGCTGGTCGCTTTCGGTTCGGAGGAAGGGCTGGCGCGGATCGTGGCGTACGCGATGGTGGTGAACACCGGGTCGCGGCGGGTGTTGGAGAAGGCCGGGTTGCGGTACGTGCGGACGTTCCACGAGGAGTGGCCGGACTACATCGAGGGTGCGGAGCACGGGGACGTCGAGTACGCCCTGGATTTCAGCGCCAGGTGA
- a CDS encoding LolA family protein has translation MDRRRVTVVAAAAGVIAGATGLGVLAMPAGAGPAPVLPDVSAEALVESVLNAKPTAFGGSVAVNNDLGIPALAGVPQLSDGASTVRMWSDGTGKIRVQLPGGDAERTFVDDGQTAWLWNSAEQTVFKTPHGSFEGQKLELGQEHSAPTDPVTVSRQVVAAIQQYSDVTVDGTARVANRPAYELVLTPKPTEKTVLREVRIAVDSELRLPLRMAVLTNGTDAPAVQVGFSELNVGPQDASLFAFTPPAGAKVTEPELEEPTAEDKAAAEQALTEAKPQLIGEGWDVVVAVRTPQDALAGFAEQQEQRGQGRPQFSEGGDVDVEGLLKQLGKQVSGAWGSGTLITTRVGAVLVADDGRVVAGAVPEQVLVDAIGQVK, from the coding sequence ATGGACCGGAGAAGGGTGACCGTCGTGGCGGCGGCGGCCGGAGTGATCGCCGGAGCCACCGGGCTCGGGGTGCTCGCGATGCCGGCCGGCGCGGGACCCGCACCGGTGCTGCCGGATGTCAGCGCCGAGGCGCTGGTCGAGTCGGTGCTCAACGCCAAGCCGACCGCGTTCGGCGGTTCGGTCGCGGTGAACAACGACCTCGGCATCCCGGCGCTCGCCGGTGTGCCGCAGCTGTCGGACGGCGCGAGCACGGTGCGGATGTGGAGCGACGGCACGGGCAAGATCCGGGTGCAGCTGCCGGGCGGCGACGCGGAGCGCACGTTCGTGGACGACGGCCAGACCGCGTGGCTGTGGAACTCGGCCGAGCAGACCGTGTTCAAGACGCCGCACGGGTCGTTCGAGGGTCAGAAGCTGGAGCTGGGTCAGGAGCACTCCGCGCCGACCGACCCGGTGACGGTGTCACGGCAGGTGGTGGCGGCGATCCAGCAGTACAGCGACGTCACCGTCGACGGCACCGCGCGGGTCGCCAACCGGCCCGCGTACGAGCTGGTGCTGACGCCGAAGCCGACCGAGAAGACGGTGCTGCGCGAGGTGCGCATCGCGGTCGACTCGGAGCTGCGGCTGCCGCTGCGGATGGCCGTGCTGACCAACGGCACGGACGCGCCCGCCGTGCAGGTCGGGTTCTCCGAGCTGAACGTCGGCCCGCAGGACGCGTCGCTGTTCGCGTTCACCCCGCCCGCCGGGGCGAAGGTGACCGAGCCTGAGCTCGAGGAGCCGACGGCGGAGGACAAGGCCGCCGCCGAGCAGGCGTTGACCGAGGCGAAGCCGCAGCTCATCGGTGAGGGCTGGGACGTCGTCGTGGCCGTACGCACCCCGCAGGACGCCCTGGCCGGCTTCGCCGAGCAGCAGGAGCAGCGGGGCCAGGGTCGCCCGCAGTTCTCCGAAGGCGGGGACGTCGACGTCGAGGGCCTGCTGAAGCAGTTGGGCAAGCAGGTCAGCGGCGCCTGGGGTTCGGGCACGCTCATCACCACGCGGGTCGGCGCCGTGCTCGTCGCCGACGACGGCCGAGTGGTCGCGGGCGCGGTGCCGGAGCAGGTGCTGGTGGACGCGATCGGTCAGGTCAAGTGA
- a CDS encoding mannosyltransferase, translated as MRVGLRALEGRALALAPWLFGLSMLGHLAMVAFQTKMTMVDLMVYRNASPELFTGLLYEWRLKEFSDQFALPFTYPPFSALVFVPLSWVPWGAARWFWQLVSLACLWFITRKSLQLAGSADPRRALLWTGLFIWIEPVRTTLNYGQINLVLAALLLGTMVSARSWAQGAGVGIAAGLKLTPAISGLYFLVTRRYKAAVWSIAAFFGTVGLGYLISPSLSNQYWFHLLGDATRVGPVGSAINQSLRGALSRTFGYDVETGPVFLAGVAVAVVLTGFALHAAVKARDTLAMIVTVQFLGLLVSPISWSHHWVWAVPALMWLVYRAEHRLATITATAWILAIGSYLISFLLKVQPSIWIIPRPWYYAVLGWAYPAVGVLTLVTVAVVLRQANQAERSQEDVEHPVDLLRE; from the coding sequence ATGAGGGTGGGACTGCGTGCACTGGAGGGACGGGCACTCGCGCTCGCGCCGTGGCTGTTCGGCCTCTCCATGCTCGGACACCTGGCGATGGTCGCCTTCCAGACGAAGATGACCATGGTGGACCTGATGGTCTACCGGAACGCCTCACCCGAGCTGTTCACCGGTCTGCTCTACGAGTGGCGGCTGAAGGAGTTCTCCGACCAGTTCGCCCTCCCGTTCACCTACCCGCCGTTCTCCGCGCTCGTCTTCGTCCCGCTCTCGTGGGTGCCGTGGGGCGCGGCACGGTGGTTCTGGCAGCTGGTCAGCCTCGCCTGCCTGTGGTTCATCACCCGCAAGTCGTTGCAGCTGGCGGGCAGCGCCGACCCCCGCCGCGCGCTGCTCTGGACCGGCCTGTTCATCTGGATCGAGCCGGTCCGCACCACGCTGAACTACGGGCAGATCAACCTCGTGCTCGCGGCCCTCCTGCTCGGCACGATGGTCAGCGCCCGGAGCTGGGCACAGGGCGCGGGTGTCGGCATCGCGGCCGGGTTGAAGCTCACGCCCGCCATCTCCGGCCTCTACTTCCTGGTCACCCGCCGGTACAAGGCGGCGGTGTGGTCGATCGCGGCGTTCTTCGGCACGGTGGGGCTCGGCTACCTGATCTCGCCGAGCCTGTCGAACCAGTACTGGTTCCACCTGCTCGGTGACGCGACCCGCGTCGGCCCGGTCGGGTCGGCGATCAACCAGTCGCTGCGCGGCGCGCTGTCCCGCACGTTCGGCTACGACGTGGAGACCGGGCCGGTGTTCCTGGCCGGGGTGGCGGTGGCCGTCGTGCTCACCGGGTTCGCCCTGCACGCGGCGGTCAAGGCGCGGGACACGCTGGCGATGATCGTCACCGTGCAGTTCCTCGGCCTGCTCGTCTCGCCGATCTCGTGGAGCCACCACTGGGTGTGGGCGGTGCCCGCGCTGATGTGGCTGGTCTACCGGGCGGAGCACCGGCTGGCGACGATCACCGCGACCGCGTGGATCCTGGCGATCGGCAGCTACCTGATCTCGTTCCTGCTCAAGGTCCAGCCGTCGATCTGGATCATCCCGCGCCCCTGGTACTACGCCGTGCTCGGCTGGGCGTACCCGGCTGTGGGCGTGCTCACGCTCGTGACCGTCGCCGTGGTGCTGAGGCAGGCGAACCAGGCCGAGCGGTCACAGGAAGACGTCGAGCACCCCGTCGATCTCCTCCGCGAGTGA